GCGAGCCAGGATCCCAATTCCAGCGGCAATCTACCTCTCAACCTCGAGACTCATCGCATCTTTCCTTGCAATCTTTGGGGGTTTCATCGGGGTTCTTGCAGGATATGCAATCGTTCCTTATCCTGATCTTGCAGGTTTCATTCTGATCCTATCTGCTGGATCACTCGGTGCGATTCTCTTCTATCTGCTCACGATGCGAACATGCCTTGTGTACCCCACCTTCAGGATGAATACGAGGAAGATGAAGATAGAGAGAGGTCTGCTTCATGGGATAAACTACCTCTATGCGATGGCAAAAGGCGGAATGGGAATGATCGATGCTTTTCGATCTCTACATAGGCATGAGGAGGTATATGGCGAGTGTGCAGTAGAGGCAGGTTATATCGTAAGGGATGTTGAGTACTTCGGGCTTGACCTTAAAACCGCTCTTATGCGAGCATCGAAGAACACACCGTCCGAGAAGTTCAGGGATTTCATTGAGGGTTTGATCTCGGTGATGAATACAGGTGGCTCGATCGAGAACTATCTTGCAACCAGGTCAGAGCAGTATCAGGAACTTGCAGAGGAGGATAATAATTTCTTTCTTGATACGCTTGGTATGCTCGCAGAATGTTATGTTACGGTATTTGTTGCAGCACCATTATTTCTCATCACGATCGTCCTTGTTCTGGGGATGCTGAAATCAGGAACACTTCTGATACTCGCTATCATCGTGTATGTCCTTATCCCAATCGGGACTTCACTCTTTATCATTCTGCTTGATGCAATCACAACCAGGACAGATGAAGAGGCACCATCCTTTATCAGGTTGAAAAAACTCAATGTATTTGATGACGTACACACCATCGAGGGAGATGGGGAAAGTATCGTTGATGCGTTGAAGTGGTATGCGAAGGTCGAGCGTATCAGGTTCTTCCTGCGCTCTCCATTCCGCTTCTTTATCGAGAAACCATACAGGAGTTTCTATATCTCACTCCCACTAACTCTCATCTATCTCCTCGAACTCCTGCACCCTTCATGGCAAATCCCAACAGACTTTGACCGCTCGATCTTCTATGCCACCATTCTCTTACTTCTTCCATACTCGCTATTCTTTGAGATTAGAGCAAAGCGGATAAGGGATATTGAGAGGATGGTACCTGAGTTCTTGAGACGGCTTAAGAGCATAAATGAGACCGGGCTACATCTTGTCGATTCTATACGGGTTATGATCAGATCGAACATGGGGGTTTTAACAAGCGAGATAGTAAGGGTTGCAAGCTCGATTGAGTGGGGAAATACCGTTGGGGAAGCATTACGCAAGCTTGAGGTCAGGGTAAAGACAGGTGCATTATCAAGAGCGATCACGCTGCTTGTCGATGCAGATCGTGCAACAGGAAACCTGAGGGATATACTCTCTATTGCAGCATTGAATGCTGAGATCATGCAGCGACTCAGGGAGCGGCGAAGTGCTGCGATGTCGATCTACCTTATAATCGTGTACATTACCTTTGCGGTATTCTTATTTACGATATACATAATAACGACGAAGTTTCTTGGTGGAATGCCCAAAATTCCGATTGAAGGTGCCGAAGAGTTCCTCTCAGTTGACTACGATCTCTCCCTCTATGAAAAGGTGCTCTTTCATGGATCACTCCTCCAGGGTTTCTTCTCAGGGATCGTTGGTGGACAGATGAGCTCAGGGAATCCATACAGTGGGATCAAGCATGCAATTGTGATGATGATCGCAGCATATCTTGTCTTTGTGTTTCTGATATGGGGTGAAGGATGAGGTTTATTCGGGATGAAAACGCGGTATCCGAGATCGTTGGTGAGATTCTGATGATAGGGGTTGTGGTAATCTCCTTCGGTCTCGTAACAACCTTTGTCTATACGTACCTGTCAGGACCTGATATTTCGCCAGGGATAGACGTAACGGGAATAGCAGATGATACGCTTGATATGATATATCTCAAGCACAGCGGTGGGGAGTGGGTTGGTGAGAACGAACTCAAGGTTATCCTGCGGATAAACGATACAACCTACCAGTATAACTGCACGGATGAGTTCAGGCTCGGGGATGTGATCGAGATCAATACTTCAAGTGAGTATGGTCTTGATCTCA
This DNA window, taken from Candidatus Syntrophoarchaeum caldarius, encodes the following:
- a CDS encoding type II secretion system F domain protein translates to MFSIAYRIFGGSVQKKDLSALSLDLRRARIPIPAAIYLSTSRLIASFLAIFGGFIGVLAGYAIVPYPDLAGFILILSAGSLGAILFYLLTMRTCLVYPTFRMNTRKMKIERGLLHGINYLYAMAKGGMGMIDAFRSLHRHEEVYGECAVEAGYIVRDVEYFGLDLKTALMRASKNTPSEKFRDFIEGLISVMNTGGSIENYLATRSEQYQELAEEDNNFFLDTLGMLAECYVTVFVAAPLFLITIVLVLGMLKSGTLLILAIIVYVLIPIGTSLFIILLDAITTRTDEEAPSFIRLKKLNVFDDVHTIEGDGESIVDALKWYAKVERIRFFLRSPFRFFIEKPYRSFYISLPLTLIYLLELLHPSWQIPTDFDRSIFYATILLLLPYSLFFEIRAKRIRDIERMVPEFLRRLKSINETGLHLVDSIRVMIRSNMGVLTSEIVRVASSIEWGNTVGEALRKLEVRVKTGALSRAITLLVDADRATGNLRDILSIAALNAEIMQRLRERRSAAMSIYLIIVYITFAVFLFTIYIITTKFLGGMPKIPIEGAEEFLSVDYDLSLYEKVLFHGSLLQGFFSGIVGGQMSSGNPYSGIKHAIVMMIAAYLVFVFLIWGEG